The proteins below are encoded in one region of Candidatus Palauibacter soopunensis:
- a CDS encoding 1-acyl-sn-glycerol-3-phosphate acyltransferase: MDRIPGLIAGITGTAAALFYRVDRHGPPLPEGPLIVAANHPNSLVDALLIFRCSGRITRPLGRAPLFDRLLLGPVLRALGGIPVYRREDDPEATHRNERMFRSAVDTLHGGGAIQIYPEGRSHSEPHLVEFRTGTARIALQAEEAADWGLGLSIVPVGITYAAKELARTEVAVRFGKAFGCADLKRAFREDPVAAGRRLTERIEKGIRRQTLNFDRHRDRILVEVAEQLYVRESRWVPWRVRERLGTRFPRLQRFARGLEWIRTAHPEEHRRLIEKVERYAALSEELHAGEGDVPRRYSFLPVAQYVLVRGTLLALGLPLALAGSLLWVPVARLPGFVVRRVKPQFEVTATVKLATLLGGTLAAWMLWLALGYLAGGISVAAIAAVVAPVSGFVAVRWVELAREVGEDTALFLRLRGRPDLREHFAELRSELTETFRRLEKQWMEERQERPRKGS, from the coding sequence CGCACTCTTCTATCGCGTCGACCGGCACGGGCCTCCGCTCCCCGAGGGCCCGTTGATCGTGGCGGCCAACCATCCCAACAGCCTTGTCGATGCGCTGCTGATCTTCCGCTGCAGCGGGCGGATCACGCGGCCGCTGGGTCGCGCACCGCTGTTCGACCGGCTCCTTCTGGGTCCGGTGCTGCGCGCGCTGGGCGGCATACCAGTCTACCGGAGGGAGGACGATCCCGAGGCGACCCACCGCAACGAGCGGATGTTCCGGTCCGCGGTCGACACGCTCCACGGCGGCGGCGCCATCCAGATCTATCCCGAGGGCCGGAGCCACTCCGAGCCGCACCTGGTGGAGTTCCGCACGGGCACCGCCCGGATCGCGCTGCAGGCGGAGGAGGCCGCCGACTGGGGGCTCGGGCTGTCCATCGTTCCCGTGGGGATCACCTATGCGGCCAAGGAGTTGGCCAGGACCGAGGTCGCCGTGCGCTTCGGCAAGGCGTTCGGGTGCGCGGACCTGAAACGGGCGTTCCGGGAGGATCCCGTCGCCGCCGGGCGCAGGCTTACCGAGCGGATCGAGAAGGGGATCCGCCGCCAGACGCTGAACTTCGACCGCCACCGCGACCGGATCCTGGTGGAGGTGGCGGAGCAGCTCTACGTGCGCGAGTCGCGGTGGGTCCCGTGGCGGGTCCGGGAACGGCTGGGTACGCGGTTCCCTCGCCTGCAGCGCTTTGCGAGGGGACTGGAATGGATCCGCACGGCGCACCCGGAGGAACATCGTCGCCTGATCGAAAAGGTGGAGCGATACGCGGCGCTCAGCGAAGAACTCCACGCCGGGGAAGGGGACGTGCCCCGCCGCTACAGCTTCCTCCCGGTCGCACAATACGTCCTCGTGCGCGGAACTCTCCTGGCGCTGGGACTTCCACTCGCGCTGGCCGGATCTCTGCTCTGGGTTCCCGTCGCCCGGCTTCCCGGCTTCGTCGTCCGACGCGTGAAGCCCCAGTTCGAGGTCACGGCGACCGTCAAGCTGGCGACGCTCCTCGGCGGAACGCTTGCGGCCTGGATGCTCTGGCTGGCGCTAGGCTACCTGGCGGGGGGCATCTCAGTCGCCGCGATAGCGGCCGTCGTGGCCCCCGTATCCGGCTTCGTGGCGGTGCGGTGGGTTGAACTCGCGCGCGAGGTCGGCGAGGACACCGCCCTCTTCCTCCGGTTGCGGGGCCGCCCCGACCTCCGCGAGCACTTCGCCGAGTTGCGCTCGGAACTCACGGAGACCTTCCGGCGACTGGAGAAGCAGTGGATGGAGGAACGGCAGGAGCGCCCACGGAAGGGATCATAG
- a CDS encoding aminotransferase class IV, which produces MLQAFDERNRDLIVNVSGTLVHRDEAGVSPFDSAVQGGDAVWEGLRLYDGRIFKLREHLARLRSSALALAFAEIPADEEIIDEIRRTLAANGMRDGVHIRLTLTRGVKFTSGMDPRLNRSGPTLIVLAEHKAPVYERSGLTLITSSLRRFGPDTLDPKIHHANLLQSILAKIEANAAGADDALMLDGNGFIAETNATHLFFVRDGVALTSRTVACPEGITRATVLELCAEHGIPSRVTDLSLTEAYRADEAFCTGTMGELASVTEIDGRVIGDGSPGPLTKRLSGLYRELTARAGVVVIARET; this is translated from the coding sequence ATGTTACAAGCGTTTGACGAGCGGAACCGCGATCTCATCGTCAACGTGAGCGGGACACTCGTTCACCGCGACGAGGCCGGCGTCAGCCCGTTCGACTCGGCGGTGCAGGGGGGCGACGCGGTCTGGGAGGGGCTGCGCCTGTACGACGGCCGCATCTTCAAGCTGAGGGAACACCTCGCCCGGCTCCGGTCCTCCGCCCTGGCGCTCGCCTTCGCCGAGATCCCTGCGGATGAGGAGATCATCGACGAGATCCGCCGGACGCTCGCCGCGAACGGCATGCGCGACGGGGTGCATATCCGGCTCACGCTGACCCGGGGGGTGAAGTTCACCAGCGGCATGGATCCGCGTCTGAACCGGTCGGGTCCCACGCTCATCGTGCTCGCCGAGCACAAGGCGCCGGTGTACGAGCGGTCGGGCCTCACGCTGATCACGAGTTCGCTGCGCCGCTTCGGGCCCGACACGCTGGATCCGAAGATCCACCACGCGAACCTCCTGCAGTCGATCCTGGCCAAGATCGAGGCGAACGCGGCCGGCGCAGATGACGCGCTGATGCTCGACGGCAACGGCTTCATCGCCGAGACGAACGCGACGCATCTCTTCTTCGTGCGCGACGGCGTCGCGTTGACCAGCCGGACCGTCGCCTGTCCCGAGGGGATCACCCGCGCCACGGTGCTCGAACTCTGCGCGGAGCACGGCATCCCGAGCCGGGTGACGGATCTCTCCCTCACCGAGGCCTACCGCGCGGACGAGGCGTTCTGCACCGGGACAATGGGGGAACTGGCGAGCGTGACGGAAATCGACGGGCGGGTGATCGGAGACGGATCGCCGGGGCCGCTCACGAAGCGGCTCAGCGGCCTCTACCGGGAGTTGACCGCGCGCGCAGGGGTCGTCGTGATCGCCCGCGAGACGTAG
- a CDS encoding alpha/beta hydrolase gives MTTPEWRVPEPLDTVEIEAAGGALIMLRRHGDVKGPRLVLSHDNGLAIDLYYPFWSRLQSRFELIVYDLRSHGRNPTADLAHHNVATFTADEERIRAGIEEHFGAKPAVGVFHSLSAMVALNHDPPGRGYAGLVLFDPPMYLADGDHYGIDTLWRRLGMLARHRQPRFATREEFAEEFRRSWVFEFTRPGVEHLAAETLLRPASDGDGYELRCPREFEAQVFDYGFAYAFEPDTTDFACPVTVIGGDPGVEFSSLPSVDLEGLIGWDYDFVPHTTHFLQLENPEECVSTIIAFLEREGLA, from the coding sequence ATGACGACTCCCGAATGGCGGGTTCCGGAGCCGCTCGACACCGTCGAAATCGAGGCGGCCGGCGGCGCCCTCATCATGCTCAGGCGGCACGGGGACGTGAAGGGCCCGCGGCTCGTCCTCAGCCACGACAACGGGCTCGCGATCGACCTCTACTACCCCTTCTGGTCGCGCCTCCAGTCCCGCTTCGAGTTGATCGTCTACGACCTCCGCAGCCACGGACGGAACCCGACGGCCGACCTCGCGCACCACAACGTCGCGACCTTCACGGCCGACGAGGAGCGCATCCGGGCCGGCATCGAAGAGCACTTCGGCGCGAAGCCCGCGGTCGGCGTGTTTCACTCGCTGTCGGCGATGGTCGCCCTCAACCACGATCCGCCGGGGCGCGGGTACGCGGGGCTCGTCCTCTTCGATCCGCCCATGTACCTGGCCGACGGCGACCACTACGGCATCGACACGCTCTGGCGGCGGCTGGGCATGCTCGCCCGGCATCGCCAGCCCCGCTTCGCCACGCGCGAGGAGTTCGCCGAGGAGTTCCGGCGTTCGTGGGTGTTCGAGTTCACGCGGCCGGGCGTGGAGCACCTCGCGGCCGAGACGTTGCTCCGCCCCGCGTCGGACGGGGACGGGTACGAACTCCGCTGTCCGCGGGAGTTCGAGGCGCAGGTGTTCGACTACGGCTTCGCGTACGCCTTCGAGCCGGACACGACCGACTTCGCCTGTCCCGTGACCGTGATCGGCGGCGACCCGGGCGTCGAGTTCTCCTCGCTGCCCAGCGTGGATCTGGAGGGACTCATCGGGTGGGACTACGACTTCGTCCCGCACACGACGCATTTCCTCCAACTGGAGAACCCCGAGGAGTGCGTCTCGACGATAATCGCGTTCCTCGAACGGGAGGGCCTCGCGTAG
- a CDS encoding ribbon-helix-helix protein, CopG family, which yields MGEISIPDALLEALDATAAALEQSREEIIQRALERYLHDFDDLRVATARFRARDHAA from the coding sequence ATGGGCGAGATCAGCATACCTGACGCTCTGCTGGAGGCGCTCGATGCGACGGCGGCGGCCCTGGAGCAGAGCCGCGAGGAGATCATTCAGCGGGCGCTCGAGCGATATCTGCACGACTTCGACGACCTGAGGGTGGCGACCGCGAGGTTCCGCGCCCGTGACCACGCGGCGTAA
- a CDS encoding deoxyribodipyrimidine photo-lyase translates to MTSVVVWFRRDLRLHDNPALARAAESGRPVVPLFVLDEESRDVRPLGGASRWWLHESLRSLAEGLARTGLSLCLRRGPASDVLPEVVRESGAARVVWNRCYEPASAARDEKIETTLHAAGVETESYPGSLLMEPWEIETRQKEPYRVFTPFWRRLRESYRTPKRHPAPREPTPGPATAGDRLDDWGLQPTAPDWAGGLRETWEVGEAAARRRLADFIEDGVGRYGIDRDRPDLRGSSRLSPHLHWGEIGPHQVWRAAAPLIEAEAPGGSGPEALLRELAWRDFSHHLLFYSPHMEKDNWRPAFDRFPWREDPKALANWQEGRTGYPIVDAGMRELWHTGWMHNRVRMIAASFLTKDLLVHWRHGEAWFWDTLVDADLANNVANWQWVSGSGADAQPFFRIFNPVRQAQKFDPAGAYVRRWVPEIARLPDRSLHQPWEAPPNALSGAGIELGRDYPLPMVDHTAARERALSAYQQMRHP, encoded by the coding sequence GTGACCTCGGTCGTCGTCTGGTTCCGGCGGGATCTGCGCCTTCACGACAACCCCGCTCTTGCCCGGGCCGCGGAGTCGGGAAGACCCGTCGTCCCTCTGTTTGTGCTGGATGAGGAGAGCCGCGACGTTCGGCCTCTCGGCGGCGCGTCCCGCTGGTGGCTGCACGAGAGCCTGCGCTCGCTGGCGGAAGGTCTCGCGCGGACGGGGCTCTCCCTCTGCCTGCGGCGGGGCCCGGCGTCCGATGTCCTCCCGGAGGTCGTGCGGGAGAGCGGCGCCGCCCGCGTGGTGTGGAACCGGTGCTACGAGCCGGCGTCCGCCGCGCGCGACGAGAAGATCGAGACGACGCTTCACGCCGCCGGCGTGGAGACGGAGAGTTACCCGGGGTCGCTCCTCATGGAGCCCTGGGAGATCGAGACCCGCCAGAAGGAGCCCTATCGTGTCTTCACCCCCTTCTGGCGGCGGCTCAGGGAGTCGTACCGGACGCCGAAACGTCACCCGGCACCCAGGGAGCCGACTCCCGGTCCCGCGACCGCCGGCGACCGTCTCGACGACTGGGGGTTACAGCCCACGGCGCCCGACTGGGCCGGGGGGCTCCGAGAGACCTGGGAGGTGGGGGAGGCCGCGGCCCGGCGCCGGCTGGCCGACTTCATCGAGGACGGCGTCGGACGATACGGAATCGACCGCGACCGGCCGGACCTGCGGGGAAGCTCACGACTCTCCCCGCACCTGCACTGGGGCGAGATCGGGCCGCACCAGGTGTGGCGCGCCGCGGCTCCCCTGATCGAGGCCGAAGCGCCCGGCGGAAGCGGCCCCGAAGCGCTCCTCCGCGAACTCGCGTGGCGCGATTTCAGCCATCATCTGCTGTTCTACTCTCCGCACATGGAAAAGGACAACTGGCGCCCCGCCTTCGACCGCTTCCCGTGGCGCGAGGATCCGAAGGCGCTCGCCAACTGGCAGGAGGGCCGCACCGGCTACCCGATCGTCGACGCGGGGATGCGCGAACTCTGGCACACCGGCTGGATGCACAACCGCGTGCGGATGATCGCCGCGTCCTTCCTGACGAAGGACCTGCTCGTCCACTGGCGGCACGGCGAGGCGTGGTTCTGGGACACCCTCGTCGACGCCGACCTCGCCAACAACGTCGCCAACTGGCAGTGGGTCTCGGGTTCGGGCGCGGACGCCCAGCCCTTCTTCCGCATCTTCAACCCGGTCAGGCAGGCCCAAAAGTTCGATCCGGCCGGCGCCTACGTGCGCCGCTGGGTCCCCGAGATCGCGCGCCTCCCCGACCGCTCGCTCCACCAGCCGTGGGAAGCTCCGCCGAACGCGCTCAGCGGAGCCGGCATCGAACTCGGCCGTGACTACCCGCTCCCCATGGTCGACCACACCGCAGCCCGCGAGCGGGCCCTGAGCGCCTACCAGCAGATGCGTCATCCGTAG
- a CDS encoding glutamine amidotransferase has protein sequence MFEFLFKYRPVVFERGDLSLAAPWWGVILVLLAVAAVVWFALEYRRVGPTVEARDRWVMMGLRATALGVLAFLLMRPVLLVSTVVPRRNFVAVLLDDSRSMRVADESGETRAQRMLDLFGGEEEDPAGGTGDPPADPLAADPGVSGSAAMEPATADPADGQAFATQRGEGALRQALEDRFRLRMYGFDSDADRIDGAGELAFTGPRTNLAAGLTRVQQEMAGLPLSGIVIVTDGANNDDEATPPLSAALLSARAAGIPIYTVGMGSERIAPDVEVRRVEVPRAALEGTTIVADVIVSHAGLAGRTVRLDVEDEGRIVGTRDLTLGPDGEEAVQLQFTLEESGPRAIRFFVDPQEGEALTGNNERQVLVEVGDTRRKILYFEGSPRPENKFVRRAVADDENLHVVTLLRTADEKYLRLDVEGPGELAGGFPDTREELYEYDGLILGSVEASFFTHDQLQMMADFVGQRGGGLLVLGGRRSLGEGGYTGTPLADALPVVLGGAGEPDVLEVSAELTPAGRRHAAMRIAEAAESSAERWTELPPLTSVNRVFELKPGAVDLLRGVPAEGAPRMLLAHQRYGRGTSIVFAAQDSWLWQMHADIPLEDETHETLWRQLLRWLVHDTPGRVRLDSGEDVVPMGEPLRIRAEVEDERYLRVNGADVVATVTGPGGVASEVRLDWTVERDGEYEGRFVPAERGLHSVQVRAAGARIGGPGAGAETSRDIAEGVSFFRAGTPRIEEFGAGRRTELLRRIADETGGRFYTADDAQVLADEIRYTESGDTVYEERSLWDMPILFLLLAGLLGGEWAYRRRKDLA, from the coding sequence GTGTTCGAGTTTCTCTTCAAATACAGACCCGTCGTGTTCGAACGCGGCGACCTCTCCCTCGCCGCCCCCTGGTGGGGGGTGATTCTCGTCCTCCTCGCGGTCGCCGCGGTCGTCTGGTTCGCGCTCGAATACCGCCGCGTCGGACCCACGGTGGAGGCGCGCGACCGGTGGGTGATGATGGGACTGCGGGCGACCGCGCTGGGCGTCCTCGCCTTCCTCCTGATGCGGCCCGTTCTCCTCGTCTCGACCGTCGTCCCGCGGCGGAACTTCGTGGCCGTCCTCCTCGACGATTCGCGCAGCATGCGCGTGGCGGACGAGAGCGGGGAAACGCGCGCGCAGCGGATGCTCGACCTCTTCGGTGGCGAGGAGGAGGATCCGGCGGGCGGAACGGGCGATCCGCCGGCCGATCCCCTGGCCGCCGACCCCGGCGTGTCGGGTTCCGCGGCCATGGAGCCCGCGACCGCGGACCCCGCCGACGGGCAGGCGTTCGCGACGCAGCGGGGCGAGGGCGCGCTCCGGCAGGCGCTCGAGGACCGTTTCCGCCTGAGGATGTACGGGTTCGACTCCGACGCCGATCGCATCGACGGGGCTGGCGAGCTGGCCTTCACGGGCCCCCGCACGAACCTCGCCGCAGGGCTCACGCGCGTGCAGCAGGAGATGGCCGGACTCCCGCTCTCCGGAATCGTCATCGTCACCGACGGCGCGAACAACGATGACGAAGCGACCCCGCCCCTGTCGGCGGCGCTGCTGTCGGCGCGCGCCGCGGGGATCCCCATCTACACGGTCGGGATGGGCTCGGAGCGCATCGCCCCCGACGTCGAGGTGCGTCGCGTGGAGGTGCCGCGGGCGGCGCTCGAGGGGACGACGATCGTGGCCGACGTCATCGTCTCGCACGCGGGCCTGGCCGGACGCACGGTGCGGCTCGACGTGGAGGACGAAGGGCGCATCGTGGGCACGCGCGATCTCACGCTCGGGCCGGACGGCGAGGAAGCCGTGCAACTCCAGTTCACCCTGGAGGAGTCGGGGCCCCGCGCGATCCGTTTCTTCGTGGACCCGCAGGAGGGGGAGGCGCTGACCGGCAACAACGAGCGCCAGGTCCTCGTCGAGGTCGGGGACACGCGCCGCAAGATCCTCTACTTCGAGGGCTCGCCGCGCCCGGAGAACAAGTTCGTGCGCCGCGCCGTGGCGGACGACGAGAACCTGCACGTCGTGACGCTCCTGCGGACGGCCGACGAGAAATACCTGCGGCTCGACGTGGAGGGCCCGGGCGAACTCGCCGGCGGGTTCCCGGACACGCGCGAGGAGTTGTACGAGTACGACGGGCTGATCCTGGGCAGCGTGGAGGCGAGCTTCTTCACGCACGACCAGTTGCAGATGATGGCGGATTTCGTGGGACAGCGCGGGGGCGGGCTTCTCGTGCTGGGCGGGCGGCGGTCGCTGGGAGAGGGCGGCTATACGGGGACGCCGCTGGCCGACGCCCTGCCCGTGGTGCTCGGGGGAGCCGGCGAGCCGGATGTGCTCGAGGTGTCGGCGGAACTCACCCCGGCGGGCCGCCGGCACGCGGCGATGAGGATCGCGGAGGCCGCCGAGTCTTCCGCCGAGCGCTGGACGGAGCTTCCGCCCCTCACCTCCGTGAACCGCGTGTTCGAGCTGAAACCGGGGGCCGTCGACCTCCTCCGGGGCGTACCGGCCGAGGGCGCTCCGCGCATGCTCCTCGCGCACCAGAGGTACGGACGCGGGACGTCCATCGTGTTCGCCGCCCAGGACTCGTGGCTGTGGCAGATGCACGCGGACATCCCGCTGGAGGACGAGACGCACGAGACGCTGTGGCGGCAGTTGCTCCGCTGGCTCGTGCACGATACGCCGGGGCGCGTCCGCCTCGACTCGGGCGAAGACGTCGTGCCGATGGGCGAGCCGCTGCGGATCCGGGCCGAGGTGGAGGACGAACGATACCTGCGCGTGAACGGAGCGGACGTCGTCGCCACGGTGACGGGACCGGGGGGCGTCGCGTCGGAGGTCCGGCTCGACTGGACGGTCGAGCGCGATGGTGAGTACGAAGGGCGTTTCGTGCCGGCGGAGCGGGGGCTGCACAGCGTGCAGGTCCGCGCGGCCGGAGCCCGGATCGGGGGCCCGGGGGCCGGGGCCGAGACGAGCCGCGATATCGCGGAAGGAGTGAGTTTCTTCCGGGCGGGGACGCCCCGGATCGAGGAGTTCGGAGCGGGCCGTCGCACGGAACTGTTGCGCCGGATCGCCGACGAGACGGGGGGCCGGTTCTACACGGCGGATGACGCGCAGGTGCTGGCCGACGAGATCCGCTACACGGAGAGCGGCGACACCGTGTACGAGGAGCGCTCGCTGTGGGACATGCCGATCCTCTTCCTGCTCCTGGCGGGTCTGCTGGGCGGGGAGTGGGCGTACCGGCGGCGGAAGGACCTCGCGTGA
- a CDS encoding tetratricopeptide repeat protein, producing the protein MRLTPRPPHRSNGRAMRVALPALALVLAAPPSGRAQERTEADGGGGPLAAALEAHQTGDYGQAVAAYRSLARSGREFPASARGWARSLAATGEYEAALEALDRAAARAPDGADADTELARARGRQLYALGRLDDAEANFRRAIEGRAGDAQLARLDLGRLLFARGAREEAVALFDGFIDFYNRARRLEPAELRAVGAALRYLGARDPDLFHDAVRAFEEAIAADPGDPEPRIDLGLLFLDKYDSFEAGPLIEEALARNPAHARALLAKARRAKFDGSSEALELAQQALETNPRLTEARAFLARLYLELEDVDDAEAEARRALETNPVSLSAWTEIAAAAHLRGDAAAFAEARDRVLRLDPRHADLYVALAQVAYRTHRYGDAVAFARQAVALDPLSWPGMAELGLNQLRVGDLEAGRATLAASFEGDPFNVWVFNTLDLLEELAGFETVESPRFVFSMHPEEAGALSIYATALAEEAFDAMRARYGFEPPTPISVEVYDRHADFSVRTVGLAGIGALGVSFGSVLAMDSPGARPGGAFNWGSTLWHEISHAFTLGYTEHRIPRWFSEGLAVLDERHAREGWGSDVDPGFLAAFRDERLPSLERFNYGFVRPAYPGQVQHAYYMASLLCEMIETTRGFDAVLAMLAGYRDGLETPEVVERALGTTLPGLDRELRDYIETRFGPTLQALGDPEAGAPPGPDTFAGLLAAAAEAHREGRREEAMRSLERAHEIFPEYAGLDAPILFIGHLRREAGDFAGAAEAYRTYTALNENHFEAHMALADLEQALGNDAAARETLERAIWIDPFHLDVHARLAASHETAEAWPEAVRERRALLALAPADPAEAHYRLALALHRGGDARGARSAVLDALEIAPNFEAALDLLLEIRGDPEGGR; encoded by the coding sequence GTGCGCCTGACCCCGCGCCCGCCCCACCGGTCGAATGGGCGCGCGATGCGGGTCGCGTTACCGGCGCTGGCGCTCGTGCTCGCGGCGCCGCCGTCGGGGCGCGCGCAGGAGCGTACGGAGGCGGACGGGGGCGGCGGGCCGCTGGCCGCGGCGCTCGAGGCGCACCAGACCGGCGACTACGGGCAGGCGGTCGCGGCTTACCGGTCACTGGCCCGCTCCGGGCGCGAGTTCCCGGCCTCGGCGCGGGGGTGGGCGCGCTCGCTCGCCGCGACCGGCGAGTACGAGGCCGCGCTCGAAGCCCTCGACCGGGCCGCCGCGCGCGCCCCGGACGGAGCGGACGCGGACACCGAACTCGCCCGCGCGCGCGGGCGTCAGTTGTACGCGCTCGGACGCCTCGACGACGCCGAGGCGAACTTCCGCCGGGCCATCGAGGGCCGGGCCGGTGACGCCCAACTCGCACGGCTCGACCTGGGCCGCCTCCTCTTCGCCCGCGGCGCGCGCGAGGAAGCCGTCGCCCTGTTCGACGGGTTCATCGACTTCTACAACCGCGCGCGACGCCTCGAGCCTGCGGAGCTGCGCGCCGTCGGCGCCGCCCTGAGGTACCTCGGGGCCCGCGACCCCGACCTCTTCCACGACGCCGTACGCGCCTTCGAGGAGGCCATCGCGGCGGACCCGGGCGACCCCGAGCCGCGCATCGACCTCGGTTTACTCTTTCTCGACAAGTACGACAGCTTCGAGGCCGGGCCGCTGATCGAGGAGGCGCTGGCCCGGAACCCGGCCCACGCGCGCGCCCTCCTGGCGAAGGCGCGCCGCGCGAAGTTCGACGGCTCCTCCGAGGCGCTCGAACTCGCGCAGCAGGCGCTGGAAACGAACCCCCGCCTCACCGAAGCCCGCGCCTTCCTGGCGCGGCTCTATCTCGAGCTGGAGGACGTGGACGATGCCGAGGCGGAGGCCCGGCGCGCGTTGGAGACGAATCCCGTCTCCCTCTCCGCGTGGACGGAGATCGCGGCCGCCGCCCACCTCCGGGGGGACGCGGCCGCCTTCGCGGAGGCGCGCGACCGCGTGCTGCGGCTGGATCCCCGGCACGCCGACCTCTACGTCGCCCTCGCCCAGGTCGCCTACCGCACGCATCGGTACGGCGATGCGGTCGCGTTCGCGCGGCAGGCCGTGGCCCTCGATCCCCTGTCCTGGCCCGGCATGGCGGAACTCGGCCTCAACCAGCTCCGCGTCGGCGACCTGGAGGCGGGGCGCGCGACGCTCGCGGCCTCCTTCGAGGGCGATCCCTTCAACGTCTGGGTGTTCAACACTCTCGACCTGCTCGAGGAGCTGGCCGGGTTCGAGACGGTGGAGAGTCCACGCTTCGTGTTCTCCATGCACCCGGAGGAAGCCGGCGCCCTCTCCATCTACGCCACGGCGCTCGCCGAGGAAGCCTTCGACGCCATGCGCGCCCGCTACGGATTCGAGCCGCCGACGCCGATCTCGGTCGAGGTCTACGACCGGCACGCGGACTTCTCCGTGCGCACGGTCGGACTTGCCGGCATCGGCGCGCTCGGCGTGAGCTTCGGCTCCGTCCTCGCCATGGATTCCCCCGGCGCGCGCCCCGGAGGCGCCTTCAACTGGGGCTCGACGCTGTGGCACGAGATCTCGCACGCGTTCACGCTCGGCTACACTGAGCACCGCATCCCCCGCTGGTTCTCCGAGGGGCTCGCGGTCCTCGACGAGCGGCACGCGCGCGAAGGGTGGGGATCCGACGTGGACCCCGGCTTCCTCGCCGCCTTCAGGGACGAGCGGCTGCCCTCGCTCGAGCGCTTCAACTACGGCTTCGTGCGGCCCGCCTACCCGGGGCAGGTACAGCACGCCTACTACATGGCCTCCCTGCTGTGCGAGATGATCGAGACGACGCGCGGCTTCGACGCCGTGCTCGCCATGCTCGCCGGGTACCGCGACGGGCTGGAGACGCCGGAGGTCGTGGAACGGGCGCTGGGGACGACGCTGCCGGGCCTCGACCGGGAGTTGCGGGACTACATCGAGACCCGCTTCGGCCCGACGTTGCAGGCGCTGGGCGACCCCGAGGCCGGGGCGCCGCCCGGCCCCGACACCTTCGCCGGACTGCTCGCGGCGGCGGCGGAGGCTCACCGCGAGGGCCGCAGGGAGGAGGCGATGCGGTCGCTGGAAAGGGCGCACGAGATCTTCCCCGAGTACGCGGGGCTCGACGCTCCGATCCTCTTTATCGGGCACCTCCGCCGCGAAGCCGGCGACTTCGCGGGCGCCGCGGAGGCCTACCGGACGTACACCGCCCTCAACGAGAACCACTTCGAGGCGCACATGGCGCTCGCGGACCTCGAACAGGCGCTCGGCAACGATGCGGCCGCCCGCGAAACGCTGGAACGCGCGATCTGGATCGACCCCTTCCACCTCGACGTGCACGCGCGGCTCGCCGCCAGCCACGAGACGGCCGAAGCGTGGCCCGAGGCGGTCCGCGAGCGGCGGGCGCTGCTGGCGCTGGCGCCGGCGGATCCGGCGGAGGCCCACTATCGGCTCGCCCTCGCGCTCCACCGGGGCGGCGACGCGCGCGGCGCCCGGAGCGCGGTCCTCGACGCGCTGGAGATCGCCCCCAACTTCGAGGCCGCGCTCGATCTCCTGCTCGAAATCCGCGGCGACCCGGAGGGCGGGCGATGA
- a CDS encoding DUF4159 domain-containing protein: MTARTRRLAAPPLVARPLATGGLAALLTLLAATDLESQRRRGRGGGGFGNDLAAYQEYNTPYTGEFTFVRLYYHGGWGWNPGWSHDWPVAERNFAEIMDALTTIGPRKGGGNVLAMDDPDLFKFPIAYLSEPGGWTMNQVEADNLSNYLRKGGFLIIDDMGGRRDLERTRQGLEILLPGLELVQLDDSHPIFDSFFHLEQENIEMPHPYRGGVASYWGVFEDNDPDNRLMVIVNHDNDIGDYMEWSDRGFVPIALSNEAYKLGVNYVVYALTH, encoded by the coding sequence ATGACCGCGCGGACCCGCCGCCTCGCGGCCCCGCCGCTCGTTGCCCGACCCCTCGCGACCGGCGGCCTGGCCGCCCTGCTCACGCTGCTCGCCGCCACCGACCTCGAGAGCCAGCGCCGGCGCGGACGCGGGGGCGGCGGGTTCGGGAACGACCTCGCCGCCTACCAGGAGTACAACACGCCCTACACCGGCGAATTTACCTTCGTCCGCCTCTACTACCACGGCGGGTGGGGCTGGAACCCGGGGTGGTCGCACGACTGGCCCGTAGCCGAGCGCAACTTCGCCGAGATCATGGACGCGCTCACGACGATCGGCCCGCGCAAGGGCGGCGGCAACGTGCTCGCCATGGACGATCCGGACCTGTTCAAGTTCCCCATCGCGTACCTGTCGGAACCCGGCGGCTGGACGATGAACCAGGTGGAGGCCGACAACCTGAGCAACTATCTGCGCAAGGGTGGGTTCCTCATCATCGACGACATGGGAGGCAGGCGGGACCTGGAGAGGACGAGGCAGGGGCTCGAAATCCTGCTACCGGGGCTCGAACTCGTGCAACTCGACGACAGCCACCCGATCTTCGACTCGTTCTTCCACCTGGAGCAGGAGAACATCGAGATGCCGCATCCCTACCGGGGCGGCGTGGCGAGCTACTGGGGGGTCTTCGAGGACAATGACCCCGACAACCGCCTTATGGTCATCGTGAATCACGACAACGACATTGGCGACTACATGGAGTGGTCGGACCGGGGGTTCGTCCCCATCGCCCTCTCCAACGAAGCGTACAAGCTGGGCGTCAACTATGTGGTATACGCCCTGACACACTGA